In Rhipicephalus microplus isolate Deutch F79 unplaced genomic scaffold, USDA_Rmic scaffold_204, whole genome shotgun sequence, the following proteins share a genomic window:
- the LOC119170185 gene encoding zinc finger SWIM domain-containing protein 3, which yields MAGSKMKVGDKFPTFRELEAAVKGYSEEKFVQFYKRDCRTVTAAKTKVKRFLNERLGMYQVVYCCIKGGKSFKSRSKGERDTSTFQAGCPAFVKCRASDDGNFLEVIEMNEDHNHELSKLLYSHLPQTRALREPGAKEEATQLLALHANKKLVKKRIEEKTGKLVLLKDLSNAASSLRPQTRNDLIKTAALLQNEHGTDYHILADGENFQGILLSNESMRSNMDAYPEFLGIDATYKLLEIRTPVYVMHVEDSNGDTETVCVAILVNESAPTIKWMLEKFKELHPSWPKVKCVMADKDLLERDLLKESFPQSKVLICVFHTLKTFRREIACNKMNITAEERDQALALLQKMVLSRSSEKFEELQLEFDNNVCQEIRSYYDKNWRPIKDEWYTGPKFMSENFNNTTNNRIESLNAKLKSVIKKNSSLEEFVCSLFTVLNALSDERDHRALTSISKRPCKAPSSPEEAMYQESLTPYAFKLVREQIYLSAKRVPSDQKADVFTFEASSGNTSTTKTNCNCSFWNAMRLPCRHVFAVRRTLNISLFDDKLFLKRWSKAYYYCHQRAFLSQEKCTTEHSISEQAAKPRRPMSQHEKYREVFPTCKYIAQLAAEETGERYQGRLKVLLALSEAWEQGREIEIVEVLRHEASSPSSPEQVRRQLELTVSVEENAESPKAASGEDWDTSETADQNNSHDQPDLPQAPLSHTGAEPLHTTPEKEQRAHNAGACETPDEVRKAQPRENTLAPASSAGPSDYMRERLGKLKVPAKVKSRGRPKGAEKTVIGLPRRRQGPHKSAATLQPFRDLPPQEKELRILSCLVPQGLLSEVQQGKLLLGEDQVETIPSRIPETILDEEVHLDCVQKYFTEDGWTAVLATVKVKKQTIKWKCNECRDLLEEDPSVICDLCLCWFHQICTSLSSRNRNSSWFCAKCVAAAQM from the exons ATGGCTGGCAGCAAAATGAAAGTTGGGGACAAATTTCCAACGTTCAGGGAACTGGAAGCTGCTGTGAAAGGATACAGTGAAGAGAAGTTCGTGCAGTTTTACAAACGTGACTGTCGAACTGTCACAGCGGCGAAGACCAAAGTGAAGCGTTTTCTGAACGAACGACTTGGAATGTATCAGGTGGTTTACTGCTGTATCAAGGGGGGCAAGTCTTTCAAGAGCCGCAGCAAGGGGGAAAGAGATACCAG CACCTTTCAGGCTGGATGTCCGGCGTTCGTGAAGTGCAGGGCCTCTGACGATGGGAACTTCCTGGAGGTTATTGAAATGAATGAGGACCACAACCATGAGTTATCGAAG ttactCTACAGCCACCTGCCACAAACCAGAGCATTAAGAGAACCAGGGGCCAAGGAGGAAGCCACACAGCTCTTGGCTTTGCATGCCAACAAGAAGTTGGTTAAGAAAAGGATAGAAGAAAAGACGGGGAAACTTGTCCTGCTCAAAGACTTGAGCAATGCGGCCTCTTCCCTCAGACCACAGACAAGGAATGACCTCATTAAGACTGCAGCTCTTCTGCAAAATGAGCATG GTACAGACTACCACATCCTTGCTGATGGGGAAAACTTCCAAGGAATTTTGCTGTCCAATGAGTCTATGCGGTCAAATATGGATGCCTACCCAGAATTCCTAGGAATTGATGCCACCTACAAGCTTCTAGAAATACGAACACCAGTCTATGTGATGCACGTTGAAGACTCCAATGGAGACACAGAGACAGTATGTGTTGCAATTCTTGTGAATGAGTCTGCACCCACTATCAAATGGATGTTGGAAAAGTTCAAGGAACTGCACCCATCTTGGCCAAAAGTAAAGTGTGTCATGGCAGACAAGGACCTTTTGGAGCGTGACCTTCTCAAAGAAAGCTTCCCGCAGTCGAAGGTGCTCATCTGTGTGTTCCACACTTTAAAGACTTTTCGACGCGAGATTGCCTGCAACAAGATGAACATCACTGCAGAGGAAAGGGACCAAGCCCTGGCACTGCTCCAGAAGATGGTCCTGTCACGATCGAGTGAAAAATTTGAGGAGCTTCAACTGGAATTTGACAATAATGTTTGCCAAGAGATCCGCTCTTACTATGACAAAAACTGGCGTCCCATCAAGGATGAGTGGTACACTGGACCCAAGTTTATGTCTGAAAACTTTAACAACACTACCAACAACAGAATTGAAAGTCTGAACGCAAAACTGAAAAGTGTTATAAAAAAGAATAGCTCCCTTGAAGAGTTTGTGTGCTCACTTTTCACAGTATTGAACGCCTTGAGCGATGAACGTGACCACAGAGCATTGACAAGCATATCCAAAAGACCTTGCAAAGCACCTTCTAGCCCTGAAGAAGCTATGTATCAGGAATCATTGACTCCCTATGCCTTTAAGCTTGTAAGGGAGCAGATCTACCTGTCAGCCAAGCGAGTACCAAGTGACCAAAAAGCAGATGTGTTCACATTCGAGGCGTCGTCTGGCAACACGTCAACAACAAAAACTAACTGCAATTGTTCCTTTTGGAACGCTATGAGACTGCCATGCCGGCATGTGTTTGCAGTTAGGCGGACTCTGAACATTAGTCTCTTTGATGACAAACTTTTTCTAAAAAGGTGGTCCAAGGCATATTACTACTGTCATCAGAGAGCCTTCCTTTCTCAAGAGAAGTGCACAACTGAACATTCCATTTCGGAGCAGGCTGCAAAACCTCGGAGGCCAATGTCGCAGCATGAGAAATACAGGGAGGTATTTCCTACATGCAAGTACATAGCTCAACTTGCTGCAGAAGAAACAGGTGAAAGATACCAGGGCCGTCTAAAAGTTTTGTTGGCACTCTCTGAGGCATGGGAGCAAGGGCGCGAAATTGAAATCGTGGAAGTGTTGCGTCATGAAGCCTCATCCCCTTCATCACCAGAGCAAGTCAGACGCCAGCTGGAGCTGACTGTGTCCGTAGAAGAGAATGCAGAGTCACCCAAAGCTGCATCAGGTGAGGATTGGGACACGTCTGAAACTGCAGATCAGAATAATTCACATGATCAACCAGATCTGCCTCAAGCACCTTTAAGCCATACCGGGGCAGAACCACTTCATACCACTCCTGAGAAAGAGCAGCGTGCCCATAATGCAGGTGCATGCGAAACTCCTGATGAAGTGAGAAAGGCACAGCCACGCGAGAATACCTTGGCCCCTGCAAGCAGCGCCGGGCCTTCAGACTACATGCGCGAACGCCTCGGAAAGCTGAAAGTGCCCGCTAAGGTGAAGTCACGAGGTCGACCCAAAGGGGCGGAGAAAACCGTTATTGGGCTTCCACGACGGCGGCAGGGACCCCACAAATCAGCAGCAACACTGCAGCCATTTCGCGATCTGCCTCCTCAGGAAAAGGAGCTCAGGATCCTAAGTTGCTTAGTTCCTCAGGGCCTGCTAAGTGAGGTTCAGCAGGGGAAACTGCTACTCG GTGAGGACCAGGTGGAAACCATACCTTCCAGGATTCCAGAGACAATCCTCGACGAGGAAGTTCACCTTGACTGTGTCCAGAAATACTTCACTGAAGACGGCTGGACAGCTGTGCTGGCAACAGTCAAGGTGAAGAAGCAAACCATAAAGTGGAAATGCAACGAATGTCGGGACCTGTTAGAAGAGGACCCTTCTGTGATTTGTGACTTATGTTTGTGTTGGTTCCACCAAATCTGTACTTCACTGAGCAGCCGCAACAGGAATAGTTCCTGGTTTTGTGCGAAGTGTGTAGCAGCAGCCCAAATGTAA